From the Eleutherodactylus coqui strain aEleCoq1 chromosome 7, aEleCoq1.hap1, whole genome shotgun sequence genome, one window contains:
- the LOC136573101 gene encoding flavin reductase (NADPH)-like yields MKLIVLGATGQTGVPLVNQALQDGHEVTALVRNVSKVTIQHEKLKVVEANIFLADSLAEHFGGHDAIISCLGFPYKIFSSISGYTDSMTAIVSAMRQTGVNRMVTMTSWYTDTSSGQNANFFVRNLLLPLIKSVLTNMLEMEKYLEDECSDLNWTVVRPPGLQNTPVTDKEILTHEGYFVPDERGYPITNTVSRADVSRFMLSTLNDNQWTRKIVAMCCK; encoded by the exons ATGAAACTAATAGTCCTTGGAGCTACCGGACAGACGGGTGTACCGCTAGTAAACCAAGCCCTGCAGGATGGACATGAAGTAACGGCTCTTGTAAGAAACGTCAGCAAAGTGACCATCCAGCATGAGAAACTTAAG GTAGTAGAAGCCAATATATTTTTGGCAGACTCATTAGCCGAACATTTCGGAGGACATGATGCAATTATATCTTGTCTGGGATTCCCATATAAAATATtctcatcaataagtggttacaCGGACTCCATGACAGCCATTGTGAGTGCTATGCGACAGACCGGGGTGAACCGGATGGTGACCATGACGTCTTGGTACACAGACA CTAGTTCGGGACAGAATGCCAACTTCTTCGTGAGGAACCTTCTTCTACCACTAATTAAAAGTGTCCTCACAAACATGCTtgagatggaaaaatatctagAAGACGAATGTTCTGATCTTAACTGGACTGTCGTAAGACCACCAGGACTTCAAAATACACCAGTAACAG ACAAAGAAATATTGACCCACGAAGGATATTTTGTCCCAGATGAAAGAGGTTACCCAATAACCAACACAGTATCGCGAGCAGACGTTTCGCGCTTTATGCTCTCTACTCTTAATGACAACCAATGGACTAGGAAGATAGTTGCCATGTGTTGTAAATAA